ACAGCTACTAATGCTTCTGGTTCAGCGGCGGCGGAGAATGTAGAATTATCTGGAGACCTAGGAACTATTACTGCTACTGGTGATGTAGCAACTATTTCTAATGCTGATGCTGAAACAAGAGAAGCTCTTGATTTAATTGCAGCTGCAACTACAGATCTTACGAAATCAGGTACAGGGGCATCTGCAACTTATCAAATTGCGAGTGGTGCATCTCTTAATTTAGATGGACTGAATGTAGGAACTTTAGATCTTGCTTCAACTGCTACAGGTTCTATTTCTATTACTACTGATGAGCCAATTGTAGTAAAAAATAATAATGCATCAACTACAACTGACGTATTAACGCTTACAGGTTCAGGTATTACAGGTGGTGATTTATTAAGTTCTATTGCTGCTTTAGGTTCAGGAGAGTTAACTAAAACTAAAGCTTCTGAATTCCAAGATGTTGTAGATAATGCAATTACTGACCTAAATGGATATAGAGGGGATATAGGTTCGACTCAAAACCAAGTAGAATCTGCGGTTAGAAACTTAATGACTCAGTCTACTAATGTTAAGGCTGCTGAATCTATTATTAGAGATGTTGATTATGCTGCAGAATCTGCAAACTTCAACAAACAGAACATTATTTCTCAAGCTGGTTCTTATGCAATCAGTCAGGCGAATTCTGTTCAACAAAACGTTTTAAGATTATTACAATAATCTTTATAAGAAGTAGTGAGTTTATTATTCACTACTTCTTATTATAAAACTCTATATATTCTTTTATAATATTTTCAATCTGAGTACAAAATGTTTTATTCAAATAATTAATATGCTTTTTAGGATTAGAAATATCTTTTGAATGAAAGAAGGTAAATACATGAGGCATATTATATTTAAAATAGTTTAATAAAACTTTTTGTAAGTTTGTACATACTGATGGATTATAAATCACTTCATCAATTACCTTAAAATAAACACTTTTAAATTCTGAACTAGTTTTAAATTTTCTTAATTTCATATTTTTAAATATATCCAAATATAAATTTGCTTGTACTATTTTTTTATTTATAAATTTTTCTTCTAATTTATTAATTTCATTTGAACTACATGATAAAAATTCTTTATGCAATTCTTCATAAAGTAAAGCTTTATCAAGTTTTATTTTATTATTAACAATTTTATTAGAATGAAGAGGTATAGCATTATTAAGATATGCTCCATCAGATAAATTATAAACCTTTGTAAAGTTATTATCCATAAACATATCAGTAAAATGATTCATATGTTCTACCGATAATCTATAAACTTCTAGGGTGTCAACTATTTCTCTAAAGTTACCTTTAATTTGAAGAACGTTTCTTTTAAATTTAAAAGAAGATACGTCAGACTCTTTTTCAATATGATTTGCTAAACCACTACAATGATCATCAATATGAGTCTTATCATCTGAACTTAATGCAAAATCAATTCCTATTAAATTAATAATCTTCGAACCAAATATAAGCATTAAAGCATAAGTTATTTCTCCAATACTTGGACTTGTCAGCTCTCCAAATCCTTTTTTTACCTCAAACATTGTTTGAAATAAAAAAATATTCTCTTTTTTGAAAAAAGTTAATAATTTCTCATTTATACCAGTTGAAAATAAAAATATAGTTTTTTTAAAAAAATCACTATTCTTAATCTTTTTTGTTGTTCTTTCTTCATCTTGTTCATCAAAATGAGTAACTATATCTGGAACAATTCCATTTTTTTCCAAATATGGTATTATTACAAAAATAGATACAATTATATATTTATCTCTATTTTTCTGTAAAAACTCTATATTTTTTTGTAAAGAGGGTCCTGCGGCCAAAATAATAACAGGTTTATTAAATGAAGATAAATATAATTTTTCTGATATATTTAAAATATTATATCCATTATTGATTCTATGAATTGTTCTTCTTAAGTTTTTTAAAGACCTATTATAACTATATAGAAAATGGCTTTGACTAACAAAAAGACTTTGAATTTCATCAAAATATATCTTACAAGAATTACTAAATAAAGAAAACTTCATATATTGATTA
This Arcobacter sp. LA11 DNA region includes the following protein-coding sequences:
- a CDS encoding flagellin, which gives rise to TATNASGSAAAENVELSGDLGTITATGDVATISNADAETREALDLIAAATTDLTKSGTGASATYQIASGASLNLDGLNVGTLDLASTATGSISITTDEPIVVKNNNASTTTDVLTLTGSGITGGDLLSSIAALGSGELTKTKASEFQDVVDNAITDLNGYRGDIGSTQNQVESAVRNLMTQSTNVKAAESIIRDVDYAAESANFNKQNIISQAGSYAISQANSVQQNVLRLLQ
- a CDS encoding 6-hydroxymethylpterin diphosphokinase MptE-like protein, translating into MEENEIQQEVVNNYIKNMEYFEKNHNELYKKIKIYETAIELNQIKEQYTLEYKDYGFDLLDNLSNSYLYGKNHEQSTTTILSSINSNPNEDSFKTFYSLKYSDELLETEKKTPFYKLDTIISNAPIVHYTNSNLKDKFELNEIYSYIIFGCGLGFHLERVMNKVNSKIYFIVEPSLEIFRLSLFTTKYYNLSKNVKYIFSVSEEKSSFKKTFNTFFHLSFFYNQYMKFSLFSNSCKIYFDEIQSLFVSQSHFLYSYNRSLKNLRRTIHRINNGYNILNISEKLYLSSFNKPVIILAAGPSLQKNIEFLQKNRDKYIIVSIFVIIPYLEKNGIVPDIVTHFDEQDEERTTKKIKNSDFFKKTIFLFSTGINEKLLTFFKKENIFLFQTMFEVKKGFGELTSPSIGEITYALMLIFGSKIINLIGIDFALSSDDKTHIDDHCSGLANHIEKESDVSSFKFKRNVLQIKGNFREIVDTLEVYRLSVEHMNHFTDMFMDNNFTKVYNLSDGAYLNNAIPLHSNKIVNNKIKLDKALLYEELHKEFLSCSSNEINKLEEKFINKKIVQANLYLDIFKNMKLRKFKTSSEFKSVYFKVIDEVIYNPSVCTNLQKVLLNYFKYNMPHVFTFFHSKDISNPKKHINYLNKTFCTQIENIIKEYIEFYNKK